In Verrucomicrobiota bacterium, the DNA window GGCGGCGGACACGCCAATCACAGCCTGTTCTGGCAATCGCTGAAGAAGGATGGCGGGCAGCCCAAGGGCGAACTGGCCAAGGCGATTGACGCCAAGTTCGGCAGCCTCGACAAGTTCAAGGCCGACTTCACCCAGGCCGCCACGACGCTGTTCGGCAGCGGCTGGGCCTGGCTATCGCTGGATGGCAAGGAATTGAAGATCGAGCAAACCGCCAACCAGGACAGTCCGCTCATGCAGGGCCGCGTCCCACTGCTCGGCATTGATGTCTGGGAGCACGCCTATTACCTCAAATACCAGAACCGCCGCCCAGAATACATCACCGCCTTCTGGAACGTGATCCACTGGGACTTCGTCGCCGAGCGGTTTGAGAAGCTGAAGGGCTGACCG includes these proteins:
- a CDS encoding superoxide dismutase, whose amino-acid sequence is MMTRRDALKQTAVLTAAAAFAPAAIAQTAAPAGPFTLPALGYAFDALEPHIDAQTMQIHHDKHHQAYVTNLNKAVTGHAELAGKSAEDLIKNISSVPEAVRKAVQNHGGGHANHSLFWQSLKKDGGQPKGELAKAIDAKFGSLDKFKADFTQAATTLFGSGWAWLSLDGKELKIEQTANQDSPLMQGRVPLLGIDVWEHAYYLKYQNRRPEYITAFWNVIHWDFVAERFEKLKG